The window GCCTATTTCATCGACATCTCCGGCCTCATTCTGGCTCGGGGCCACGTCCGCGCCGCGTGCGAGAATTAGCTTCCTCATTGTACTCGCACTGAATTATAGGACGACTTTGACAGGGAATATCGATTGTCAAACGAAAGTTGCATCACGGACGTCGGTTGGTTAGCTGAGAGTCGTGAGGTCACGGCAACGTACCGGACTCACCGTAGCTCAGCTGCCGACCAGGCAGTTCGGCGGGGAACACACTATGAGACGTAGCTTGCATCGTACGCCTTATGTCGAACAGCTTTGTCGAACCAAGCATCAGCGCCGCCTCGATTGATTGTATTTGACGCTGAAGTTTTTCACGTGCTTCCGGATCGTCAATCGTGCCAACAAGGCCATCGGCGATCTTGAGATTTCTCTGCAGTGTATCGATGCTGCCGCTCAGTGTTTCGCACGCGCGTGCCACCGCGGCGATTTGTTCCTTGGTTGCCCTCGCAGACATTTGAACCGCGTCGACCTGATGTGGGTTTGCAGCCCAAGTTGAGTTCAAAAGAGGCTGCCGATATTCGGCAACCAACCCTTCCTAACATTCGACAAGGACTCAGACTACGAACGCCAGCGACGGCAAAACTTTCATCACCCACGACGATTCAGGCATCAGACAGAGCCTATGTAACGTAGCCCGGCGACTTCATGGCGGAGGTCCGTTCGATCGCTTCAAACCTAAGGCCGGGCGACCTTGCCAGGCGAATTAAGAGGCCATTGATTTGGAGGAGCCAGGGTATCGGCTGGTAGGCTTGGAAACTGACCCAGGTCGCGCAAAACACGTGCGCACGCTCGATTGATCCAACGTTCAAAAAATGCCTGTATCTAATTAAGAATCAATGGGATAGCCCATACTCGATCTCGTGATATCCTAGCGGGGAATCAAGGATATCGGATATGGTTCATAAGCGAAAAAACGCCGTCAAACCGCGGGCAAACCGCAACACCACTGCCGAGCAATCCGAGGGAAAGCCCAGCGGATCCCTTATGAGGGGGCTTGAGGTCCTCAAGGTTTTCCGATCAGGCCAAGGACGTTTGGGCAACGCGGAGATAGCCGCTGCCACCGGGATTCCCCGCGCGTCGGTCTCAAGGCTGACCCGGGGACTGCTTGAGGCTGGATATCTGGCATACGACTACTCCGACGCACGGTATCACCTTAGACCCAGGGTGCTTACCCTGGGCTTCTCGATGCTCAGCAACCTGCCTATCCTGCCCATCGCCCACAGCCACATGCAGCAATTTGCCCGGACGTCCGGATGCACTGTGTCTCTCGCGGCCGCCGACGGCGGGGAGATGATTTATCTCGACCGGTGCTCAGGAGAAGCTCTGCCCTACTTCTTCAGCACGGGATCCGCTGTCGAAACGGCACGGACCGCATGCGGAAGGGCGTATCTCGCTTCTCTTTCGGAAGAAGAAAGACAAGAGGCGTTCCGGCAGCTTGAGCCGCAGTATCCGACGGAATGGAAGCGAATAGAGAAGGAAATAAAGGTTGCCGTGTGCGACGTCGCAACCAGAGGGTTCTGCCTGGTCGACAACACGTGGCGAACCGGCATTCGCGCCATCGCCGCGCCTCTGTTTTCGAGGGACAGACGGACGACGCTCGCAGTGAACTGCATCACGCCCACCCATTCCATGGACGTCGATCGGCTCGTGGACCTATGGGGACCAGGACTTGTAGGCCTGGTCCGCGAGCTTGAGCGTCAATTCTGACGTGTAACGCGGCGACCTGGCTGAGCCGCGATCTGCCTTAAATGCTTAGGACGACCTTTCCCATTGCTTGCCGGCCCGATAGGACCTTGAGCGCCTGGGCCGTTTCGGCCAACGGAAAGGTTCGATCGATGTGCGCGCTGATTTTGCCTTCGGCGGCCCAATTCACCAGCCGCTGCAGGTTTTTCCTATTCTTGTGGGGATACCGCTGGGCCCATGCTCCCCAAAAGACTCCACGGATGTCGCAACTCTTGAGCAAAGCAAGATTGAGCGGGATCTTGGGAATTTCGCCGCCGGCGAACCCGATGACTATGAACCGGCCTTCCCAAGCCAGTGCCCGGATGGCCTGTTCGGCGTACGTTCCTCCGACAGGATCGAACACGATGTCGATCCCTTTTCCATCCGATGCTTTTCGGAGCGCGTCCTTCAGACCTTCCTTCGCGTAGTTGACGGTGAGATCTGCGCCGTGGGAACGGGCGAATTCAAGCTTCTCATCGGTCGAAGCGCACGCGATGACCCTCAGGCCGAGCAACTTTCCCAATTCGCATGCAGCGAGACCGGTGCCGCCCGCAGCCCCAAGAACGGCGAGCGTTTCGCCCTTCTTGGGGCTGCCTCTATCCTCCAACGCGTGGAGTGCCGTGCCGTATATGATGACCAATCCAGCTGCGCGTTCAAAATCCAGGTTGTCCGGAATTCCCACAACGGACCGCGCATCTAGCGCGATCTTTTCCCGCGCGCCATTATGCTCGCAGAACGCGACGACACGATCACCTGGCTTCAGGTCCGTCACACCGCTCCCAATGCTTTCGACGATGCCCGCGACTTCGCCTGCCGGCGAGAACGGCATGGCCGGCTTCACCTGGTATTTCCCCTGGATCATCAGAGTATCGAAGAAATTCAGAGCAGCAGCCTTGACCGCAATCACCACCTGACCATCGCCCGCGACAGGTTCTTCGATGTCCTGAAGTTGTAGGTCGTCAGGGCCGCAGTATTCTGAGCAGAGGATAGCCTTCATGATTCATCTGTCCTGGAAATTAGGGAAAGGTGGACGCGTGCCGCTCGGGGCGCCCGCACGTGCGGGCGCCCCAGCAGCCTCGCCATTGTTCAGTCCTTACCGAGCACCGCGGTGTTGTCTTCGCCCAGCGCGGGGGCGGGACGGTGAATCGGTGGGCGCACGCCATCGATTGTCCAAGCGGCAGAGACGAGCGGCATGTCTAGTCCCGGCGGGGACTGGAAGATACCAAGCGCTTGGACTTGGGGATGGGCAAAGGCTTCGGCGGTGTCGAGGATCGGCGCGCAAGGAATGCGGTTATCTCCGAGCAGCTCGATCCATTCGTCGCGCCGACGGCCGGCCAACGCCTCCGAGATTATCTGCATGACCTCAGCGCGGTTCGCGACACGTGCCGAGTTCGTGGCGTAGCGGGGATTTTCCATCCATTCGGCGTGACCCAGCAGCTTGGAGAGAGTCGCAAAAAGTCCGTCCCCGGCGCATCCGAGCAGCATCGGGCGATCCGCCGTCTGAAATACGCCGTAGGGCACCGCATGTGGCGAGGAATTGCCCGGTCGCCCTCCCATCTTTCCGCTCGCGAGGTAGGAGGCGAAAGCGCTGTCACGCGAAAACAGCGATGCCTCAAGAAGAGAGGTCTCGACAACGGCTCCTTTACCGGTGGTTTCCCGCCGGAATAGCGCACCAAGCGCGGCGATGGCCGCCCACATTCCCGCCCCCTTGTCGACGGTCCAGTCCGCGACGAGCAGCGGTTCGCCGTTGGGTTCGCCGTTGCCGTCCATCTGGCTCGAAAGCGCCTGTGCAAGGCCGTCGTATCCGCTTCGGCCTTTCCAGGGCCCCTTCATTCCATATGCGCCTATCGCGCAATAGATAAGGCGCGGATTTGCCGCGAGGGCCTCGGCACTCGACAGTCCGATGGACTCCGCGACGCCTGGGCGCATGTTGTGCACGAAGACGTCGGCCTCGGTCACGAGCCTCTTGAGGGCGGCGAGTTCTTCCGGACGGCGCAGGTCAACCGTGATCGAGCGCTTGTTGCGGTTGATGGCTTGGAAGAGAGAACCTTGGCCATTCCACACCGGAACTTCAGCGATCCTGGCGTCGTCGCCGCCGTTCGGCTTTTCTACCTTGATGACGTCGGCGCCCAAGTCTCCGAAGATAGTTCCCGTCACCGGCCCGGCCACGTGTGAACACGCTTCCACGACCTTGATCCCCGTTAGCGGCATATGCAGACCCTCTCTTCATTATTTGGAGCACGTGCTCCGATCCGCAGGACGATGCCCGCAGCGCTGATTGCTTTCTGGAGCGTGGCGGCAACCCCGTCGGATGGCAGAAATGTGTGGGTGCGTGCCGCTCAGCCATGCCGCACGACGATGGTCTTCAGCGCGGACATCTCGTAAAGCGCGTCCATTCCCTTCTCGCGTCCATGACCGGACTTCTTGCGGCCGCCGAACGGGAGTTCAACCCCGCCTCCGGATCCGTACCCGTTGACGTAGATCTGTCCCACGCGGACCTTCTTCGCGATGCGCAGGTTTCGCGATCCGTCCGCAGACCAGACGCCGGCCGTGAGCCCGTATTCGGTCCCGTTGGCCAGCCTGATCGCGTCCGCCTCGTCCTCGAACGGAAGAGCCGTGAGGACGGGACCGAAAACTTCCTGCAGCGCCATCTCGGAATCGCGGGCGACGTTCTCGAGGATCATCGGGGCAATGTAGAAGCCCTCCTTCGGAGCGCCCGGCGCGATCTTCCCCTGAGCAAAGATTTTTGCGCCCGCCGCCTGCGCCCTTGTTATCATGCCCTCGACACGGCGCTTCTGCGTTGCGCTGATGACCGGACCAAGATCGAGGTCGGCCTCTGGCGATCCCGCCTGAAGAAGTTCGAATCGCGACTTCAGGCTCTGAAGGAATTCGTCCCAGATGCTGCGCTGGACGAGCACCCGCGAACCTGCCGAGCAGGTTTGGCCGGCATTCTGGACACTGGCTCCGACGACCGATGCCAGCGCTGCGTCCATATCGGCGTCGGCGAAGACGATCTGAGGGGACTTGCCGCCGAGTTCGAGCGTGCAGGGGATATGGTTTTTTGCCGCAGCCGTCTGCACCAGACTGCCGACTTCCGCGCTGCCGGTGAAGGAAAGGAAGTCGATGCCGGGATGTCCCGAAAGCGCTGCGCCGGCCTCCTCGCCGATGCCGGGTACGACGTTGATCGCCCCCGCCGGAAATCCCGCCTCTGCGGCGAGTTCGGCCAAACGGAGAGGTACTAGGCAGGCTTCCTCTGCTGGCTTCACTACGACCGCGTTGCCCATCGCCAGCGACGGAGTGACGCTTCTTCCGAACATCTGGCCCGGGTAGTTCCAGGGGATAATGTGGCCCGTCACGCCGTACGGCTCGTATATGGTCATTGCGAGATAGCCGTCGATGAACGGCACGGTCTCTCCACGCACCTTGTCGGCCGCCGTGCCGTAGAATTCGAAGTAGCGAGCAACGGCCGTCACGTCAGCTCTCGCCTGCTTCATCGGCTTCCCCGTGTCCATAGCCTCGAGCTTTGCGAGTTCGTCGGAATTATCTTCCACCAGCCTGGCGAGCCGCATGATGAGACGGCCGCGTTCGGTTGCGGTCAGGCGGCCCCAGGCCCCTTCTTCGAAGGCATAGCGGGCGGCCGCAACGGCGGTATCGATGTCCCGGGCGTTGCCCGCCGCGATGGCTCCGATGACCTCTCCGGTCGCCGGCGCCAGGACAGGAAGCGTCTCGTTTGAATCGCAGGTGCGCCATTCGTTGTTGATGAAGATGCCTTTCGCGGCCGGCAGCTTGACGTTCATGTTCATGGTGTTTGATCCTTGGATACGTTTTACAGACGGAAGTCTCGATCTTCGCTGCAGCGAGTTCTCAGTTCAGATAGACGCGATGCATCGCTTCCTCGGTTATCTCTTCCGGAAGCACGTGCATGGCGACCCGCCCCCGCGAGAGCACGTAGACGTCGGTAGCGATCTTGAGCAGCCGCGGAACGGTTTGTTCAGCGACGATGACGGTCATGTTGAGGTCGCGATGCATTCGTTCGACGGCGTCGAAAACAGCCTGCACCATCACCGGAGAAAGCCCGAGGCTTGGTTCGTCGAGCATGAGAAGCTTCGGGTTGCACATTATCGCCATGCCGATCACCAGCATCTGCAGCTGGCCGCCCGAAAGCAGTCCGGCATGGCGCCCCATCATGCCCTTGAGGAAGGGAAAGTAGCCGAGCACCATGTCGAGCCGTTGGCTCGCTCCTTTGGGATGGACGAACGTCGCCGCGCGCAGATTTTCTTCGATTGTGAGTTCGCGGAAACACTGCCGGCCGTCCTGGACCAGCGCGATCCCTCGTCGCGACACGTCTGCGGGATGGCAATTCAAAAGGGAAACATCCCTGAAAAGGATGTCCCCCGCGACGACCTCGCCACGTTCGAACTGCAGCATTCCCGCTATCGCCTTGAGAAGGGTGGTTTTGCCCGCACCGTTCGGTCCGAGAAGCGCGACAATCCCTCCTTCGAGGATCTTCATGTCGACCTGCTCGAGAGCGACGATCGCGCCGTCGTAATTTGCTGAAACGCCTTTCACGAAAAGCATCGCGCTGTCCTCTCTGCGGCCTTACTGGGCGTCGATCCACTCGCCCAGGGCGACATACTGCCCGCTTCGGATTTCAGCCATCCGGGCCTGTGTCGAACCCTGGTGGTTGGCGTAGTTGACCGGAGGCACGATTCCGCCGACGTCCACGTCCTTCAGTTGTTCCATCTGGTCTCGGACGCCTTGACGGAATACTCCGATGTCGGAGGGGACCTTTCCGCCGTTCTTGGCGATGGCGTTCTCGATCGCCTTCGCCATAACCGCGCCTTCGAGCCACCCCCGCATATAGTACACGTCCTGCTTCGCCACCTCGTTCTTCGCTTTGAACGCCTTGATCTCTGCCATCGCCGGGATGTCGCTGCCGTAGTCGGAATAGGCTTGGATGGCGCGGAAGCCTTCGACGGATGCGCCGAGTTGTTCAGGAATCGTCGGACTCAGCGCGAACATGTTGCCGACGAATTTCTGTGCGGGGAGCCCGACCTTCGCGGCATCGCGCAGCACGGCTAACGCCTGCGGCGCACTTCCCTGCACGTAGATCATGTCGGGATTCTTCGCTTTCGCCCGGATCATCTGCGCGGTTATGTCCTGCGCATCGAAAGGGAATTCGATCACGTCGACGAGATTGACGCCCAACTTTTGGATTATGCCCGACTGTCTGACCACATTGGTCGGGCCTCGCCCGTACTCGTTATCGGGAATCATGATGATGAGGTTCTTCTTCCCGCTTTTTGCGAGCTCGCGGATCGCAATGATCATCTGCTGCTCGTAGGTCGGGCCGGCGAGGAACATGTAGGGCAGCTTTTCCGGATCAAGGACTTCGCTTGCGCAGCTTTGCGTCAGGAACGGAACCTTGTCCTGCGCGATCTGACTGCGCAGCGCTTTGGCTGCGCCCGTGGACCAACCGCTGACGAACACCGCTTGCTCCTGATCGACGCATCGCCGGTAGAGCTTAAGCTCCTCGTCCAGCTTGTAGCGCCCGTCAAGCAGCAAGACCTTGACCTTGTTGCCGGCGATTCCGCCCTTCGTCTGGTTGAGATGCTCGAAATAATCTCGCGGCCCGTAGACCACTCCGTTGACCGACGTATCCGGACCGGTGAGCGATCCCCAAATGCAGACCGTGATGTCTCCGGCCGAGGCGGGCGACGCGGCCGCGATTCCCGCTGCGGCGAGCGCGGCAACCAGTAGCTTCTTCATGGCAATTTCCTTCCCTATGGTCATTTGATTTCGTTGGGTTGAAGTTTGGTCTCGAACGGGACCGAGTCTTGCGGCCGTTCGGAAGGTCCGCGCGACAGCCGAACCCGGCCGTAGAGCTTCATCACGAGCGCGGACAGTCCCCGCGGCTCGAAGATGAGGAAGACGATGATGAGCAGGCCGAATGACATCTCACGGACCGCGGCAAGCAGGTCGGCAATGTTGAAGGCTTCGCCGACGCGCTGGATCGCTTCGGGAAGCAGCGTGACGAACGCCGCACCGAGCAAAGAGCCCGGCAGCGAGCCCAGCCCGCCGACGATGATCATCGCGACGTAGTCGACCGAAAGCGACAGCCCGAACGCTTCCGGATGTGCGAGGCGGGCCGTGAATCCCATCAGTCCGCCGGCGATTCCGGCGAAAAAGCCGCTGATCAGGAATGCGAGCATCTTTGTGCGTGCGACGTTGATTCCCATGCCCTGCGCGACAACCTCGTTCTCGCGGACGACGAGAAAGGCGCGGCCGAGGTCAGTCCGCCGAATCCAGGACAGCGTCAGCCAGGTGATCGCAACGACGACGATCGCGATGGCCGCGTAGCCTTGGTCCGATTGGATCGGATGGCCGAACAATGTCATCGGCTCTATGACGAGGCCGGAAACGCCGTGCGTGATCGGCTCGGCGAACTTGAACAGATAGTCCAGGATGAACTGCGCGGCGAGCGTTGCGATCGCGAAGTAAAGTCCTTTAAGACGCAGCGCCGGAAGTCCGATGAGCACGCTGGCGGCCAGCGAAGCTGCTCCTGCCGCAGGGAGCGCGAGTATATCCCAGCCTGCATTGCCCGCGACGCCAGCCGTGTAGGCGCCGATGCCCAGCAGTGCCGCCTGCGCGAAGTTAATTTGCCCGCAGAAACCTGTGAGGAGGTTAAGCGACAGGGCGCCAATCGACGCGATCGCGACGGCGTGCACCATGTACGCGCCGAAGCGTCCGAGTCCGAGTGTCAGAAGGATTGCCAAAGCCGCAGATAGCGCAGCGACGACCAATGGGTTCCGGGCGATCTTCATCATAGCCTCTCGGTACCGCGGCGGCCGAAGATTCCCTGTGGACGGACGAGAAGGACGATGACCAGGAGAATATATGGCACGACTTGCTGCAGGGCGCCCGCCGAATAGATGTTGGTGTAAGCGCGCAGAAAGTCTTCGAATGCGGGCGTCAGGACGCCGTCGCTGAACGCTTGTAGGACACCGAGCAGCAATCCGGCGACGAGCGCCCCTGCAAGGCTGGTGAGTCCTCCGAGGACGATAACGGGAAACGCGATCAGACCGATGTCAGCGAGTCCGAGAGACAACCCGTTGAGCGTCGCTAAGAGCGTCCCGCCCAAGGCGGCCAGTGCGGAAGACATGGACCACGCGAGAGCGGTCTGGCTGCTCGTACGAATACCAATGGCGAGCGCGGCCTGCCGGTTGTCTGCGGTGCACCGCTGCATGAGGCCGACGGACGTGAACTGGTAGAATGCCAGGAACGCTAGGCTCAGACAAATCGAAAGCGCGAAGGCGGCGAGATAGTTGTAGGTGATGAATACACCGAAGATGTCGACCGCACCCTCCGGAAAAAGTTTCGGAGCCGCGATCCGGTCGGGCCCCCAGAAGATCAGGCAGATCGCGCGCAGGAATATGAGGACGCCGAGGGTCACCGCCATGATCGCAACCACAGGCGCCTTGAGCAGCGGCCGCAGGACGAGACGCTCGGTGAGTACTCCGACGACGGCCATCGTCGCCATCGAGCAGACTACCGCGCCATGGGCGGGCACTCCGAGCTTGGTGAAACCGTAGGTCAGGTATGCGCCGAGCATCACAAAGGCGCCCTGCGCAAAGTTGACGACCCCGGAGCACTTATAGATGAGGACGATGCCGATCGCGACGAGAGCATACACGCTACCGATCGCGATTCCGGCAGTGCTTAGCTGAAGTAAAAGCATCAAGGCTCTCCCAGATAGACGCGACGGACTTCCGGATCGACCTGCACTTCTCGCGGCGATCCTTCGAATATCTTCGCTCCGGCCGCCATGACGACGATGCGGTCGCAAGTCGCGTTGACGACGTCCATCTTGTGTTCGACCATAATCACCCCGCAGCCGGTCCGCGCCCGCACATCGCGGATCACCTCCGACATGAGCATCCCTTCCTGGGCCGTCAGTCCTGCGACGGGCTCGTCGAGCAGGAGCATCTTCGGGCCCGCGGCGAGCGCGCGCGCGAGGTCCACCGCCTTACGCAATCCGTACGGAAGACTCTGGAGAAGTTTCTCGGCGAAGTCGGCCAGTCGAAGCGGACGCAGTATCGTCTCGATGAGCTCGGCGTCACGGTGGCGTTCGGACCTCAGCATAGCGGCGACGCGCCGGCCGGTGGTCGCATCCGCGCGCATGGACGACCCCAATTTAACGATGTCCAACACCGTAAGATCATGGAGCGACGCGACGTTCTGGAACGTCCGCACAACTCCTCGTCGGATGACCTCGTGCGGGGCGCGGCCCATCAGGTTCTTGCCCTCCCACTCCGCCGTCCCCTGCTGCGGTCGGTAGGAGCCCGCGACGCAATTGATGAAGGTGGTCTTGCCGGCTCCGTTCGGGCCGATCAGACCAACGATCTCGCCGGGCGCGACATCGATCGACATGCCGTCGACTGCGAGGACGCCGCCGAAATGGATGGAGACATTTCTGACGCTCAGGCTCATGTCACCGCTCCCCCGAGTACCGAAACTTTTGGTGGATCGGTACGGCGGCCGCCCACCAGCGTCGACTCGGCGATCTGGCCGCGGTGCTCGTCAATCGACGGAACGGCGCCGTATCTTCGCTGCTCGCCGACGACGACGGTGCCGGGCGCCGGCAACGCGACAGGCCCGGCGGGCGTCATTACCGAGATCCGTCGAAGGTGCGGGTGGACCGAAAGGCCTTCCATCGTGTTCACTTCGGCGAATGCAATGTCCGCCGACATAAGGCGCCGGACGAGTTCGTCGCGCGAAAGTTCGGAGAAGATACTCGCGACGGCGCCGTCGGTGAGCCTTCTGTTGCGAACGCGCTCGACACCGCTGCCGAACCGCGGATCGGTGGCGAGATCGGCCCTGTCCATCGCGCTGCAGAATAGTTTCCATTCCCGCTCGTTCTGGATGGCGATCAGAACGTCATGCGCGTCCTTTGAATGGAAGACGCCGTAAGGAGCAATCGACGCATGGGCAAGACCCATCCGCGGCGGAGGGTTCCCCGCTTCAGTGTTCA is drawn from Nitrobacteraceae bacterium AZCC 2146 and contains these coding sequences:
- a CDS encoding branched-chain amino acid transport system ATP-binding protein (product_source=KO:K01995; cath_funfam=3.40.50.300; cog=COG0411; ko=KO:K01995; pfam=PF00005,PF12399; smart=SM00382; superfamily=52540); its protein translation is MSLSVRNVSIHFGGVLAVDGMSIDVAPGEIVGLIGPNGAGKTTFINCVAGSYRPQQGTAEWEGKNLMGRAPHEVIRRGVVRTFQNVASLHDLTVLDIVKLGSSMRADATTGRRVAAMLRSERHRDAELIETILRPLRLADFAEKLLQSLPYGLRKAVDLARALAAGPKMLLLDEPVAGLTAQEGMLMSEVIRDVRARTGCGVIMVEHKMDVVNATCDRIVVMAAGAKIFEGSPREVQVDPEVRRVYLGEP